The Cottoperca gobio chromosome 22, fCotGob3.1, whole genome shotgun sequence genome contains a region encoding:
- the tmem234 gene encoding transmembrane protein 234: protein MVTVVELLSLLLVSVLWGCTNPFLKRGTEGIEHVQHNNRVSQILAEVKFLFLNLKYLVPFLLNQSGSLVYYYTLSTTEISLAVPVANSLTFLCTLLTGKLLGEEFGGKQAVAGMFLTMAGITLCVISSIDDTGKQNMTQAAH from the exons ATGGTGACCGTAG TGGAGCTTCTGAGCCTCCTGCTGGTGTCCGTGCTGTGGGGCTGCACTAACCCTTTCCTGAAGAGAGGCACAGAGGGGATAGAACATGtgcaacacaacaacagagtCTCACAGATACTGGCTGAAGTCAAgtttcttttcctaaacctcAAG TACCTTGTCCCATTTCTCCTGAACCAGAGTGGCTCTTTGGTCTACTATTATACACTTTCCACcacag AGATATCGCTTGCTGTTCCTGTGGCCAACTCTCTCACCTTCCTTTGCACTCTGCTCACTGGCAAGTTACTGGGTGAAGAGTTTGGAGGCAAAC aGGCTGTCGCGGGAATGTTTCTCACCATGGCTGGCATCACTCTGTGTGTTATAAGCTCCATTGATGACACTGGGAAGCAGAATATGACCCAGGCTGCACACTAA
- the dcdc2b gene encoding LOW QUALITY PROTEIN: doublecortin domain-containing protein 2B (The sequence of the model RefSeq protein was modified relative to this genomic sequence to represent the inferred CDS: inserted 2 bases in 1 codon; deleted 1 base in 1 codon): protein MAASTAAPTLLPPVKSVMVYKNGDPFYSGRRFVVNQRQVATMEAFLTEVTQSIGAPLAVRTLYTPRQGHRVPNLQDLQTGAQYVAAGFERFKKLDYLSARSKKQPAGREETQAKVTQRPNVSAKWRKFIPLPCIIHVFRNGDFLCPPFRFIIPRSMQQDLEQILSLVTEKVSLRTGAVRRLCSLEGATVSSAVELETGHCYVAVGTERFKKLPYVELLVSKATERYYPGQRRLLRRNENRKAGSGPEDQYSDSALLDSPESDGRRVKSTGDERAAPAEQRSRRERADETSAFFSRPVKIRGQPRPPLSNGSVQPSVFKRAARKRREEVRGAEEVHEDENTATELPVDQRVAETVXDEELNNQNDPLHNTQQRHAHVIESEQHNGREHPHKHNGKQAPSSEQDGVKQTENDARTEILEPEQKQTSSKSRPSSSTSQGQNVEGEESPQDALLAVEHHQEDR, encoded by the exons ATGGCTGCCAGCACCGCAGCCCCGACTCTCCTGCCTCCAGTGAAGAGCGTGATGGTGTATAAGAACGGTGACCCCTTCTACAGTGGGCGGAGGTTCGTGGTCAACCAGAGACAGGTGGCAACCATGGAGGCCTTTCTGACTGAAGTGACACAGAGCATTGGTGCTCCGCTTGCCGTCAGGACTCTGTACACCCCCAGACAGGGCCACAGGGTCCCAAACCTCCAGGATCTTCAGACAGGAGCCCAGTATGTCGCTGCTGGCTTTGAAAGGTTCAAGAAACTGGA TTACCTGAGCGCAAGATCGAAAAAGCAGCCTGCTGGCCGTGAAGAAACCCAg GCCAAAGTGACCCAGAGGCCAAATGTTTCAGCCAAATGGAGGAAGTTTATACCTCTGCCTTGCATTATACA CGTTTTCCGTAATGGAGATTTCCTGTGTCCACCATTCCGATTCATCATTCCTCGGAGCATGCAGCAGGACCTGGAGCAGATCCTGAGTCTGGTCACGGAGAAGGTCAGCTTACGGACCGGAGCCGTGCGCAG GTTGTGCTCTTTGGAAGGAGCGACTGTGTCCTCAGCTGTGGAGCTGGAGACTGGCCACTGCTATGTTGCTGTGGGAACCGAGAGGTTCAAGAAACTTCCTTATGTGGAGCTGTTGGTTTCAAAAGCTACAGAAAG ATATTACCCAGGACAGAGAAGGCTGTTAAGGAGAAATGAG AACAGGAAAGCTGGAAGCGGTCCAGAAGACCAGTACAGTGACTCAGCCCTCCTCGACTCCCCAGAG TCAGATGGTCGGAGGGTGAAGTCGACAGGAGATGAAAGAGCAGctccagcagagcagaggagcaggagagagcgaGCAGATGAGACGTCTgccttcttctccaggccggtCAAGATCAGAGGACAGCCAAGACCGCCACTCAGCAACGGATCTG TCCAGCCCAGCGTGTTTAAAAGAGCAgcgaggaagagaagagaggaggtaCGAGGTGCCGAGGAGGTGCATGAGGATGAAAACACAGCTACAGAGCTTCCTGTTGACCAG AGAGTTGCAGAAACAGT GGACGAGGAACTAAACAACCAAAACGATCCTctgcacaacacacagcag agacatGCACACGTTATAGAGAGTGAGCAGCACAATGGGAGAGAA CACCCGCACAAACACAATGGAAagcag GCTCCGTCATCTGAACAAGACGGtgtgaaacagacagaaaatgatgCTAGGACTGAAATactg GAGCCTGAGCAGAAGCAGACGTCTTCAAAGTCAAGGCCTTCGTCGTCCACCTCTCAGGGACAGAACGTGGAAGGAGAG GAGAGCCCACAGGACGCCTTGTTAGCAGTAGAGCATCATCAGGAGGACCGGTGA
- the iqcc gene encoding IQ domain-containing protein C isoform X2, whose protein sequence is MDRSKWEKILTCFQASARGYLVRNELRQAREDFEDIVKEIDGGLTHVEWSETIIPIPHFRHTARLSEERGDDRVLLEKIEAERDDSQTEGQASFSKDCFHSSNVRGDGEGHKESTVGEKDGDSTTVWSSLELDMNNDHSHKGPREYCLAQEVPCTPEAMRLHRNTLTMELVWLQQAIDSRKKYLSLKDGLSVS, encoded by the exons ATGGACAGAAGCAAATGGGAGAAGATACTCACCTGTTTTCAG GCATCTGCACGTGGATACTTGGTGAGAAACGAATTACGTCAAGCGCGAGAAGACTTTGAGGACATCGTGAAAGAAATTGATGGAGGCTTGACCCATGTAGAGTGGAGCGAGACGATCATCCCCATACCACACTTCAGACACACT GCACGCTtatcagaggagagaggagatgatcGTGTCCTACTGGAGAAGAtagaagcagagagagatgaTTCACAAACCGAAGGACAGGCCTCATTTTCTAAGGACTGTTTCCACAGCAGTAATGTTAGAGGGGATGGAGAGGGACACAAAGAAAGTACAGTGGGGGAGAAAGATGGAGACTCCACCACTGTCTGGAGCAGCTTGGAGCTGGACATGAACAATGATCACTCTCACAAAG GTCCCCGGGAGTACTGCTTGGCTCAGGAGGTGCCCTGCACCCCAGAGGCCATGCGTCTCCATAGAAACACCCTGACCATGGAGCTGGTTTGGCTCCAACAGGCCATTGACAGCAGGAAAAAG TACTTGTCGCTGAAGGATGGGCTGAGCGTATCCTGA
- the iqcc gene encoding IQ domain-containing protein C isoform X1 → MDRSKWEKILTCFQASARGYLVRNELRQAREDFEDIVKEIDGGLTHVEWSETIIPIPHFRHTDGPFLRRSSSTRKPSNPGLDVCASPHSPSSSSLLLLLSSQARLSEERGDDRVLLEKIEAERDDSQTEGQASFSKDCFHSSNVRGDGEGHKESTVGEKDGDSTTVWSSLELDMNNDHSHKGPREYCLAQEVPCTPEAMRLHRNTLTMELVWLQQAIDSRKKYLSLKDGLSVS, encoded by the exons ATGGACAGAAGCAAATGGGAGAAGATACTCACCTGTTTTCAG GCATCTGCACGTGGATACTTGGTGAGAAACGAATTACGTCAAGCGCGAGAAGACTTTGAGGACATCGTGAAAGAAATTGATGGAGGCTTGACCCATGTAGAGTGGAGCGAGACGATCATCCCCATACCACACTTCAGACACACT GATGGCCCATTTCTACGACGCAGCAGCTCTACCAGAAAACCTTCAAATCCAGGACTAGATGTCTGTGCCAGTCCCCACagcccatcatcatcatcattgttgttgttgttgtcgtcacAAGCACGCTtatcagaggagagaggagatgatcGTGTCCTACTGGAGAAGAtagaagcagagagagatgaTTCACAAACCGAAGGACAGGCCTCATTTTCTAAGGACTGTTTCCACAGCAGTAATGTTAGAGGGGATGGAGAGGGACACAAAGAAAGTACAGTGGGGGAGAAAGATGGAGACTCCACCACTGTCTGGAGCAGCTTGGAGCTGGACATGAACAATGATCACTCTCACAAAG GTCCCCGGGAGTACTGCTTGGCTCAGGAGGTGCCCTGCACCCCAGAGGCCATGCGTCTCCATAGAAACACCCTGACCATGGAGCTGGTTTGGCTCCAACAGGCCATTGACAGCAGGAAAAAG TACTTGTCGCTGAAGGATGGGCTGAGCGTATCCTGA